One Hordeum vulgare subsp. vulgare chromosome 4H, MorexV3_pseudomolecules_assembly, whole genome shotgun sequence DNA window includes the following coding sequences:
- the LOC123446871 gene encoding putative cyclin-dependent kinase F-2 — translation MAVLKRPAAVLDAGHGHATAAQHRQSPSCCKRNRASIGSTDDYEKVACLGKGGFGVVHRMRHRVTKKNVAVKFLSSPDDTDVVKDLEQEARFLEACDGNPYVVGFEGLVCDPATGDTAGLVMEYVEASSLWSLLWDRRERDDPPLPESTVRDFMWKLLTGADKMHEHDRHIVHRDIKPANILVGKNLELLKICDLGLAMSMADWPPYNRAGMASYMAPEMILGKKDYEAVVDTWSIGCVFAEVLTGKTLFNGYLEDDDEDETKNDIRQLWSIFCVLGMPDKRTWPEFKSLPLTADVLKRLPAGYKHSRLRYLFPEDKLSEEGFQVLQGLLTCNPDERLTAADALKLPWFDAPRSVAAAAAAAKVDSLSFSKKKAPRIKFIPPAMPPRGTQRNECN, via the coding sequence ATGGCCGTCCTCAAGCGACCTGCTGCTGTCCTCGACGCCGGCCACGGCCACGCGACGGCGGCTCAACATCGACAATCGCCGTCGTGCTGCAAGAGAAACCGCGCCTCCATCGGGAGCACCGACGACTACGAGAAGGTGGCCTGCCTAGGGAAAGGCGGCTTCGGCGTCGTCCACAGGATGCGCCACCGCGTCACCAAGAAGAACGTGGCCGTCAAGTTCCTCTCCTCGCCCGACGACACCGACGTCGTCAAAGATCTTGAGCAGGAGGCACGATTCCTCGAGGCCTGCGACGGAAACCCCTACGTCGTCGGCTTCGAGGGCCTGGTGTGCGACCCAGCAACCGGCGACACCGCAGGCCTCGTCATGGAGTACGTCGAGGCGTCGAGCCTCTGGTCTTTGCTGTGGGACAGGCGCGAGCGCGACGACCCGCCGCTCCCGGAATCCACTGTGCGCGACTTCATGTGGAAGCTCCTGACCGGTGCCGACAAGATGCACGAGCACGACCGCCACATCGTCCACCGCGACATCAAGCCAGCCAATATCCTCGTCGGGAAAAACCTGGAGCTCCTCAAGATTTGCGACCTCGGGCTGGCCATGTCCATGGCCGACTGGCCGCCGTACAACCGGGCCGGCATGGCGTCCTACATGGCGCCCGAGATGATCCTCGGGAAGAAGGACTACGAAGCGGTCGTGGATACGTGGTCCATCGGCTGCGTCTTTGCCGAAGTGCTCACCGGCAAGACGCTGTTCAATGGCTACCTcgaagatgacgacgaagacgagaCAAAGAATGACATAAGGCAGCTGTGGAGCATCTTCTGCGTGCTCGGGATGCCGGACAAGAGGACGTGGCCGGAGTTCAAGTCGCTGCCGCTCACCGCCGACGTGCTGAAACGGCTACCAGCGGGGTACAAGCACAGCCGGCTCCGGTATTTGTTCCCTGAAGACAAGCTGTCCGAGGAAGGATTCCAGGTGTTGCAAGGGCTCCTCACGTGCAACCCCGACGAGCGACTGACGGCAGCCGACGCGCTGAAGCTCCCATGGTTCGATGCACCTCGTTCGgtggccgccgccgctgccgctgcgAAGGTCGACTCTCTGTCGTTTTCGAAAAAGAAGGCACCAAGGATCAAGTTCATCCCACCGGCGATGCCACCACGTGGAACGCAGCGCAACGAGTGTAATTAG